AGTGCCCAAAAATGGGGTGGCGTCCATGTAAAAATAATCAACACAAGCAGCAAGGCATGACCGTGAATTTCATTGGTCATTGCTGTCCATCCCAATAACGGAGGTATTGCGCCAGCCAAGCCACCTATGGTGATATTTTGAGGTGTCGCACGTTTTAAATACAAGGTATAAATAAAGCCATAACCGACTAATCCCGATAGGGTTAACCAAGCGGTTAGTGGGTTAACCAAGCCATAAAGCATAACAAAACCTGCGAGTGCCAGCATGGCAGCAAAGCCAATAGCATTGCGTTGACTCAATCGGCCATTGACCAGCGGGCGGTTATGCGTCCTTGCCATTTCTTTATCAATGCGTTGATCGACAATATGATTAATCGCAGCTGCCGCTGACGATAAAAAACCAATCCCTAACATTGCAGGGATCAACAATTGCCAAGGTACGACACCCGGCACCGACAAGCACATACCAACCAATGCGGTTAGCACCAACAAAGCAACTACTCTGGGCTTAGTGATTTCGTAATAGTCACGCCAAGAGGTACGCTGTGTTACATCAACAACACTGGCTGGAGAATTGATTAAAGCAGCTTTTGCCATGTTCGCCTCCTAGGTTTTTCGTTGTAAGCTGTAAGTTAAAGTGATCAATGCCATCATCAAACATGCAGCGACAACATTGTGGCTCACTGCGATGCCAAGCGGCAGTGACATCACTACATTACTTACCCCTAATGCCACTTGAATAAACAAGATAAACAAGAGCACAAGTGGCACGGTTTGAAAGAAAGAACTTTGTGCTTTGCGCCTAACCACTAAGGCTAACCAGCCAAGATATAAAAAGGTTACAATCGCGCCAATGCGATGCATGACATGGATTGTAATGCGCTCATCATGATCTAAATGACCAAATTCATAGGTGTCTTTTTCAGGAGGGATCAAGTCAAACGAATTTTCAAAAGTAAGTTGCTCAAGCCAGCCTGTTTGGCAAATCGGTAACTCAGTGCAGTGCAGTGCGGCATAGTTTGATGATGTCCAACCGCCAAGCGCTATTTGCGCAGTCAGCAGTACTACCCCTAAGAGCCCAAATCGAGCATATTTTTTTATCGACCAATCCCCCCCTGGAATTCGATAATTACTGAGTCGCAAATACAGTAAAAACAGCAAGCATAGTGTTGTAAAACCACCTAATAGATGCGCCATCACCACGACAGGCATCAATTTCATGGTAACCGTCCACATCCCAAGCAAGGCCTGAAAAGTCACTATGGCTAATATCAATAACGGCAGAAATACGGGGGTTCCCTGCTTGCGTCTTTTGACTGAAACAATAGCGATCCACAATATTAAAAGCCCCAACGCGCCCGCGAAGTAACGATGAATCATTTCATTCCATGCTTTTTGTATTTCAACTGGTCGTTCTGGAAACGCCGCTTCTGCTTTTGCTATTTGTTCCTGAGTTTGTGGCACGTCAATTAACCCATAGCAGCCGGGCCAATCAGGACACCCCAACCCAGCATGAGTTAAGCGGGTGTATGCACCTAAACTAACAACCACAAGTGCCAAAAGAATGCTGACAAAAACTAAACGCCTTACTTCGAACATAGTTAACCTATCCTTGAATACTTCAATAGTTTTTTCATATCCGCCACAATCGCTTTACCAAACGCTGGCAAGGCATCTGCAGTTTGCGGCGGTTGATGTGTCATCACAACATTTCCCAAGGGATCAACAATAAACACTTTGCCGCGTTGTAATTCTGGATGAGAAAGCTCAGGCACGTTGAATTTTTGCCAGCGTGATACATCAATATCAGATTGAGCTTTGCCGACACTTTCCGTGTCAGTAGCAGTTGTGATATGGAACGTGGTATCAGTCTCGGTCTGGTTGGCATGCTTGGTATAGTTAAGCAACACTGGCTGCACACGCGGCATTTCTTTACCCAGTGCTAAATACGTATTCGATAAAGCATTCATTGATTGCTGGCAGGCTTTTTCACAAGGCGCTGGTGAGTTAAAAACAAGTAGCCAATGCTTATCAGTTTGAATGTCTGTTAGGGAAAGTTGCGAAAGCGAAACCGGCTCAGCGAGCAGTTGTCCTTGATTTGTCACCCCATAATTAAACCATTGTTGTTCCAGTGCCATCTTCGCCAAAATGACAGGCAATATAAATGCAATACATACCATCACAAAGTGCTTACGCCCATTACCCTTTTTGCCGGCTCGAGCCACTTCGCTGGCGCTCACTTTAGCGTTTGTATTGGCTTTAGAATGAATATCGGCTTGAGAATTTTTTTCGGGTCTGTTTTGTACATCAGTCTGCATCTGATACCACCTTCTTATTATTTTTAATCGCAGCCCAAATCATCAAAATCAACCAAGCTGCGGCTAAGCTAAACCACTGAAATGCGTACCCGCGATGTTTCGACGGCGGCATAACAATTGGCCGCCAAGTTTTTTGATAACCAATTACTTCATTGCTATCCAAATAAATGGCGAATGGTTGCAATTGCACACCTAACACGTCTGACAGTTTATCTACTTCTATTTGTTGCACTCGCATCGGCATAGCTAACTGATCATATTCTTGCTCAGCCAGCACAATATTGGGCTCGATAACGCGAATATTGCCCGTTATTTGATGGTGGCCTGTTATCGGCTCGACAATAGGCAATTCACTGCGATTACGACTACCGCTAACCCAACCTAAATTAACTAACACTGGTAACTGCTGCTGGTGATAAAAAACCTGATAAACGCGATAGCCCAATTGACCATTTAGCGTTTGGTTATCCAAGAGCAATAAAACTTCGTCATTAAACACGCCATTTAGCACTACTGGCTGATCGTTAAGCATTTCATTGCGAGTTTCTTCTAACGCTGGATCACTCAAGCTCTCAGCATTTAGTGTGTTAATACTGTTGAGTACCTGATGCAGTGGCTTAGGCTCTACCCCCATCAATTGCTCCATACGCAGTATTCGCTGCTCTTTTTGCTCTGCTCGTTCGCTTTGCCACAGACCCAACTTGATTAATGCCGAAAAAACCAGCAAGGTAACCAGTACCCAAAGTGGTGAAATTTTGGCGCTAACTGCGTTGTTAATGCTCAATGAACCTCACCCTCTTTGACCGTATTTTTCGAAGCCTTTATTTCGGAGCCACTCTCATTCGGAGCTACTATATTTGGAGCCATGATGCTGTTCAAAATACTCATTATTAGTTTACTCACTTGGATGGTTTACAACTTATTCCGAGCGCTAATGATCATGAACAAACAAGATCCCAATGGCCCACCGATGTCTAAATTTATTGGTCGGCGCGTACTAACATCTGTTGTCATCGTACTGCTGTTATTACTAGGTATTTTAACTGGGGTAATCACGCCCAACCCCCGCCCGATGTGAACCAGGGCAAAGCAAGGGTGAGACAAGGCTCACCGCTCGACCTATGCTTACAAAATATAAACAAAGAAAAACAGCAATACCCACACCACATCAACAAAGTGCCAATACCAACTCGCTGCTTGGAAAGCAAAGTGATTTTTCGGGCTAAAGTGACCTTTCAATATACGCAAGAACACGACAATCAACATGATAGTGCCAAGCGTTACGTGCAGGCCGTGAAAGCCAGTTAACATAAAGAAGGTGTTGCCATAAATACCGCTGTCTAAGTACAACTTCATTTCATCTGAATAGGCGTGCGCATACTCCTCTACTTGCAGGAATAAGAAAATCAAACCTAATAGAATTGTCAGACCCAGCCACACTTTCAGTTGTTTGCGTTTGTCTTGTTCTAATGCGACATGGGCAAAGTGTGCAGTGACCGACGACGTTAGCAGAATCATGGTGTTAATCAGTGGCAAGCCATACCAGCCCATGGCCGTCGTTTCTGTCCCATCTGGCGTTTTAAGTAATGGCCAAGAAGCGGTAAACTCAGGCCATAGCACTTCCCCTGTCATGGCATTATTGCCTGCTCCGTCTAACCAAGGCACAGCAAACATGCGCGCATAAAACAATGCACCGAAAAATGCCGCAAAGAACATCACTTCGGAAAAAATAAACCAGCTCATACCTTGTTTAAACGAGTTGTCGAGTTGGTTGCTGTATAAACCCGACATCGACTCGTCAATCACATTACTAAACCAGCCATAGACCATGTAAATACAGGTAGCTATACCTGCAAGCAAGACCCAGCCTCCCCAACTAGACTCACCACTTGCCAGTGTCGATACATATTGCCCAGCACCTATGGCAATCAAAAATAAGGCGATTGCACCAACGATTGGCCAATGGCTTTGCGCGGGTACGTAATAAGTTTGATATTCTTTTGTTGTCATCGCTATTCCCCGTAATCTTTCCTGTCGTACTCGCCTGCACTTCGCAATTAATCGGGTGCAGGTACGGCTAACGCTTATGAATCAGCATTTGCTGTCACATCATATAAAGTGTAAGACAAGGTCAATGTTGAAATATCGTCTGGTAATTCGGGATCAACATAAAACTGCAACGCCATTTCGACATCTTCACTTGCTTGTAACGGTTGATGATTAAAGCAAAAGCACTCTATTTTCTGAAAATAAAGTGCCGCTTGACCAGGCGATACCGAAGGTACTGCCTGACCAATAATAGGACTGTGTGATTCGTTTTTAGCGTAGAATTTCACTAATTTCAACTCACCGGGATGCACTTGAATCTCGCGCACCATTGGCTCAAATTGCCAAGGTATTCCTTTGGCAAGATGGCTAATAAACTGAACGGTTACCAGTCGGCTCTCGTCAACACCTTTGTCGTTAACCTGTGCCGCAGTATCAGCAGTTTTGCCGTTCAGTCCGGTGATTTCACAAAACACGTCATACAAAGGCACCATGGCAAATCCAAAACCAAACATGGCGAATACAACTAAGACGAGTTTTTTCGCAGTTTTTTGAATATTTTGCTGTGATGCGTTTGTCATGACCGACTCCTGCTAATCTATTTTCGGCGGCTTTTCAAAAGTGTGGTATGGCGCAGGCGAAGGCACTGTCCACTCAAGCCCTTCAGCACCGTCCCAAGGTTTTGCTTCGGCTTTTTCACCGCCGCGAATACACTTGATAACCACAGCCAAGAAAATTAGCTGCGACAAACCAAACGCAAAGCCACCAATACTGACCCACTTATTAAAGTCAGCAAATTGCAGCGCGTAATCTGGAATGCGGCGCGGCATACCGGCTAATCCCAAGAAGTGCATAGGGAAAAACAGTAGGTTTACGGAAATCAGTGAACACCAGAAATGCCATTTACTTAGTGCGTCGTTGTACATATTCCCCGTCCATTTCGGCAACCAATAGTAAGCGGCAGCAAAAATTGAGAATAACGAGCCAGTCACTAGCACGTAATGGAAGTGAGCAACCACGAAATAGGTGTCATGATATTGGAAATCAACTGGTGTCATTGCCAACATCAGCCCAGAGAATCCACCAATAGTAAATAAAATGACAAACGCGATAGAGAACAACATGGGGGTTTCGAAAGTCATTGCGCCGCGCCACATGGTTGCTACCCAGTTAAAGACTTTAACCCCAGTTGGCACCGCAATTAGCATCGTACAGTACATAAAGAAAAGCTCACCAAAGAGTGGCATGCCCGTTGTGAACATATGGTGCGCCCAAACAATAAACGATAAGAACGCGATAGAAGCGGTAGCGTATACCATGGAGCTATAACCAAAGAGCGGCTTGCGAGAAAAGGCTGGAATGGTGGTTGAGACAATACCAAAAGCTGGCAAGATCATAATGTAAACTTCAGGGTGACCAAAGAACCAGAAAATATGCTGGAACATTACAGGGTCACCACCACCGGCAGCATCGAAAAAGCTTGTGCCAAAATAGGTGTCAGTTAACACCATAGTGACAACGCCCGCTAATACTGGCATTACCGCAACAAGCAAGTAAGCAGTAATAAAAAAGGTCCAAACAAACAGCGGCATCTTCATGTAAGTCATGCCTGGCGCACGCATATTCATGATGGTAACGACAATATTAATCGCCCCCATGATGGAGGATATCCCCATAATGTGGACAGCAAACACGAAGAACGCCGTGCTGCCATTGCTATAAGTGGTGGATAGCGGTGCGTAGAAGGTCCAACCGAAGTTAGGTGCTCCGCCGCCAATAAAGAAGGATGCCAGTAAAATACTGAATGCAAATGGCAATATCCAAAAGCTCCAGTTGTTCAAACGTGGAAGTGCCATATCAGGGGCACCTATCATCATCGGAATCATCCAGTTTGCCAAGCCCGTAAAGGCCGGCATGATGGCGCCAAACACCATGATCAAACCATGCACAGTGGTCATTTGGTTAAAAAAGTCTGGCTCTACAATTTGTAAGCCTGGCTGGAATAACTCGGCGCGAATCACCATAGCCATAGCGCCGCCAGTTAAAAACATAATAAATGAGAACCACAAATAGAGCGTGCCTATGTCTTTGTGGTTAGTGGTATATAGCCAGCGCTTAATACCTGTCATCTTGTGATCGTGATGGTCGCCGTGGTGGTGATCATCATGAATTACATCAGTTGTCATAATCTTTCCTCCCTAGCTATAAGACTATTTAGCACTTACAGCATCAACGTCTGCAGGTTGCACGACATCGCCCGTGTTGTTGCCCCAAGCATTGCGCTCGTAGGTCACCACAGCGGCGATTTCTGTTTTCGTGAGCTGACCGCTAAATGCCTGCATAGCGGGGTTTTTCTTACTACCGTTGTACACAATATCGATATGCGCAGTAACATCTCCCAAGATCATTGGGCTGCCAATCAATGACGGGAAAGCTGGTGGTAAGCCAGCACCTGTTGGCTGATGACAAGCAACACAGGCTTTCATGTAAACCGCCTCACCCTGCACCATTAATTCATCACGTGTGTAGGTTTTGCTTAAATCTTCAGTTGTGGGTTGTGGGTTTTCTAATTCGCTGGTGGCAGAATCTACCATTGGGGGCATAGCCTCTGCTGTTTGCTCGACAGCTGCCGCAGCGCTTGCGCCGCCAGCTAATGCATTAACGTCGCTCGCTTGAACACTCTCACCTGTATTGTTACCCCAAGCATTGCGCTCGTAGGTCACGACCGATGCAACTTCTTTTAACGACAGTTGTTTGCCAAAGGCTGGCATGGCGTTTTTACCATTGAGGATAATCGCAATATGCTGTTCGATTTGATTCGGGTCGGTTGCGACAACACTGCCTTTAAGTGCGGGGAATGCTGGCGGTAAGCCTAAGCCTGTTGGCTGGTGACAAGCGGCGCAGTAGGCGGTATATGTGGTTTCACCGAGCTGCATTAACTCATCCATCGAGACATTGGCATTGAGCGAGGCAGCTTCCGCGGCCTTGGCATCAGCAATCAATTGTTTTTGCTCACTCACCCAAGTGGCATAATCTGCCTCAGATTTAACTTCGACAACGATTGGCATATACCCATGATCTTTGCCGCAAAGCTCGGCACATTGGCCTCGATAGACACCAGGCTCGTCTACTCTAGTCCACGCTTCATTGATAAAACCAGGGTTGGCATCTTGCTTAACTGCGAAAGCAGGTACCCACCAAGAATGAATAACATCGTCAGAAGTAATTAAGAATCGGACTTTTTTATTAGTGGGAATAACTAATGGTTTGTCTACTTCCAATAGGTAGTTTTCACCTTTTGTTTGACCACTGCCATCGCGATTATCAAATTGTTCTCTCGGTGTCGAAAGCACCGAATAGAACTCAATACCTTGGTCAAAATATTTGTAATGCCACTTCCACTGAGAGCCTGTAACTAAAATGGTAATATCTGAATTA
This Thalassotalea euphylliae DNA region includes the following protein-coding sequences:
- the coxB gene encoding cytochrome c oxidase subunit II; the encoded protein is MELNLTKGVTAISNEVYDLHMLVLWICTVIGILVFGAMFWSMVFHRKSKGVKPATFHESTKVEILWTAIPIVILIAMAVPATSTLIEMEDNDNSDITILVTGSQWKWHYKYFDQGIEFYSVLSTPREQFDNRDGSGQTKGENYLLEVDKPLVIPTNKKVRFLITSDDVIHSWWVPAFAVKQDANPGFINEAWTRVDEPGVYRGQCAELCGKDHGYMPIVVEVKSEADYATWVSEQKQLIADAKAAEAASLNANVSMDELMQLGETTYTAYCAACHQPTGLGLPPAFPALKGSVVATDPNQIEQHIAIILNGKNAMPAFGKQLSLKEVASVVTYERNAWGNNTGESVQASDVNALAGGASAAAAVEQTAEAMPPMVDSATSELENPQPTTEDLSKTYTRDELMVQGEAVYMKACVACHQPTGAGLPPAFPSLIGSPMILGDVTAHIDIVYNGSKKNPAMQAFSGQLTKTEIAAVVTYERNAWGNNTGDVVQPADVDAVSAK
- a CDS encoding COX15/CtaA family protein; the encoded protein is MFEVRRLVFVSILLALVVVSLGAYTRLTHAGLGCPDWPGCYGLIDVPQTQEQIAKAEAAFPERPVEIQKAWNEMIHRYFAGALGLLILWIAIVSVKRRKQGTPVFLPLLILAIVTFQALLGMWTVTMKLMPVVVMAHLLGGFTTLCLLFLLYLRLSNYRIPGGDWSIKKYARFGLLGVVLLTAQIALGGWTSSNYAALHCTELPICQTGWLEQLTFENSFDLIPPEKDTYEFGHLDHDERITIHVMHRIGAIVTFLYLGWLALVVRRKAQSSFFQTVPLVLLFILFIQVALGVSNVVMSLPLGIAVSHNVVAACLMMALITLTYSLQRKT
- the cyoE gene encoding heme o synthase translates to MAKAALINSPASVVDVTQRTSWRDYYEITKPRVVALLVLTALVGMCLSVPGVVPWQLLIPAMLGIGFLSSAAAAINHIVDQRIDKEMARTHNRPLVNGRLSQRNAIGFAAMLALAGFVMLYGLVNPLTAWLTLSGLVGYGFIYTLYLKRATPQNITIGGLAGAIPPLLGWTAMTNEIHGHALLLVLIIFTWTPPHFWALAIHRRDDYAKVNIPMLPVTHGIEFTKTQILLYTILLFVVGLLPYLVGMSNWLYLVGSVVLNLIFFAYAWQLKFNPKENTAMATFKFSIIHLMLLFIILLLDHYLLPVSFS
- a CDS encoding cytochrome c oxidase subunit 3, which codes for MTTKEYQTYYVPAQSHWPIVGAIALFLIAIGAGQYVSTLASGESSWGGWVLLAGIATCIYMVYGWFSNVIDESMSGLYSNQLDNSFKQGMSWFIFSEVMFFAAFFGALFYARMFAVPWLDGAGNNAMTGEVLWPEFTASWPLLKTPDGTETTAMGWYGLPLINTMILLTSSVTAHFAHVALEQDKRKQLKVWLGLTILLGLIFLFLQVEEYAHAYSDEMKLYLDSGIYGNTFFMLTGFHGLHVTLGTIMLIVVFLRILKGHFSPKNHFAFQAASWYWHFVDVVWVLLFFFVYIL
- a CDS encoding cytochrome c oxidase assembly protein; the encoded protein is MTNASQQNIQKTAKKLVLVVFAMFGFGFAMVPLYDVFCEITGLNGKTADTAAQVNDKGVDESRLVTVQFISHLAKGIPWQFEPMVREIQVHPGELKLVKFYAKNESHSPIIGQAVPSVSPGQAALYFQKIECFCFNHQPLQASEDVEMALQFYVDPELPDDISTLTLSYTLYDVTANADS
- a CDS encoding SURF1 family protein gives rise to the protein MSINNAVSAKISPLWVLVTLLVFSALIKLGLWQSERAEQKEQRILRMEQLMGVEPKPLHQVLNSINTLNAESLSDPALEETRNEMLNDQPVVLNGVFNDEVLLLLDNQTLNGQLGYRVYQVFYHQQQLPVLVNLGWVSGSRNRSELPIVEPITGHHQITGNIRVIEPNIVLAEQEYDQLAMPMRVQQIEVDKLSDVLGVQLQPFAIYLDSNEVIGYQKTWRPIVMPPSKHRGYAFQWFSLAAAWLILMIWAAIKNNKKVVSDAD
- the ctaD gene encoding cytochrome c oxidase subunit I — protein: MTTDVIHDDHHHGDHHDHKMTGIKRWLYTTNHKDIGTLYLWFSFIMFLTGGAMAMVIRAELFQPGLQIVEPDFFNQMTTVHGLIMVFGAIMPAFTGLANWMIPMMIGAPDMALPRLNNWSFWILPFAFSILLASFFIGGGAPNFGWTFYAPLSTTYSNGSTAFFVFAVHIMGISSIMGAINIVVTIMNMRAPGMTYMKMPLFVWTFFITAYLLVAVMPVLAGVVTMVLTDTYFGTSFFDAAGGGDPVMFQHIFWFFGHPEVYIMILPAFGIVSTTIPAFSRKPLFGYSSMVYATASIAFLSFIVWAHHMFTTGMPLFGELFFMYCTMLIAVPTGVKVFNWVATMWRGAMTFETPMLFSIAFVILFTIGGFSGLMLAMTPVDFQYHDTYFVVAHFHYVLVTGSLFSIFAAAYYWLPKWTGNMYNDALSKWHFWCSLISVNLLFFPMHFLGLAGMPRRIPDYALQFADFNKWVSIGGFAFGLSQLIFLAVVIKCIRGGEKAEAKPWDGAEGLEWTVPSPAPYHTFEKPPKID
- a CDS encoding DUF2909 domain-containing protein, yielding MLFKILIISLLTWMVYNLFRALMIMNKQDPNGPPMSKFIGRRVLTSVVIVLLLLLGILTGVITPNPRPM